The DNA window GTGGTGGCGGCCTCGGCCGCGATCCTGTGGCTCCAGCCCGCGCGTGCGTGGTTCAACGGCGACCCGATCCCGGAGCGCCGTACGGCGCTGGCGCCGGCTGCGCCGGCCACGGTGGCGCCGTCGGACGCGCAGCGGCCCCCGACGGTCCTGTGGGCCTGCGTGCTGACCTGGGTCTTCAGCGGGCTGGTGGTGGTCGGGCTGCTGGCGACCGCCGTCGTGCTCGCCGTCTCGCCGGACCTGATGCTCGACGAGGCGCACCGGCAGAACCCGGACCTGGCCGACCAGGGCGTCTCGGACACCGTGCTGATCGGGTTCACCTTCCTGGTGCTCGCGGGCCTCGTCCTGTGGGCCCTGTCCGCCGCGGTCCTCGCCGTGCTCGTCTTCCGCCGCATCGACTGGGCCCGGATCGTGCTGATCGTCTCGGCGGCCACCTGCGCCGTCTTCTGCCTGGTCGGTGTCGCCGTCGGCGCCTTCCTGCTGGTCCTGCCGCTCCTCGCCAGCGTCGCGTGCATCGGGATGCTGCTGCGGGCCGACACGCGCCCGTGGTTCGCCCGCGCTACCCCGCCAGGTCCGCCGCCGCCAGGCGTCGGAGGCCCTCTGCGATGACGGCCGGCTCCTTGCAGAACGCCCAGCGCACCAGGTGCCGGCCGGCGTCGGAGTCGTAGAAGCCCTGGGTCGGGATCGCGACGACCCCGGCCCGCTCGGGCAGCGCACGGCAGAACGCCGCTCCGTCCGTCCAACCGAGTGCGGAGATGTCGGTGGTGGCGAAGTAGGTGCCCTCCGGGACCCGTACGTCGAGGCCGACGTCGGTGAGCCCCGTGCAGAGCAGGTCCCTGCGGGCCTGCAGGTCCGCCGCCAGCGCCAGCGGGAAGTCGGGCTCCTCGTCGAGCGCGTACGCGACGGCCGGCTGAAGCGGCGAGCCGGAGGTGAAGGTGAGCCACTGCTTGGCCGCGAGCACGGCGCCGACGAGATGGGCCGGTCCGGTCGCCCAGCCCACCTTCCACCCGGTGAACGAGTAGGACTTCCCGGCACTCGAGAGCGTCAGCGTGCGCTCGAACATCCCCGGCAGGGTGGCGAGCGGGACGTGCTCGCGACCGTCGTACACGAGGTGCTCGTAGACCTCGTCGGTGATGACGACCAGGTCGTGCTCGATCGCGAGGTCGGCGACCGCCTGGAGCTCGTCGCGGGTGAGCACGGTGCCGGTCGGGTTGTGCGGCGAGTTCAGGAGCACGAACCGGGTCCGCGACGTGACGGCCGCGCGCAGCTCGTCGACGTCCAACCGGAAGTCGGGAGACCGCAGCGTGACAGGACGCCGTACGGCGCCCGCCATCTGGAGCATGGCCGGGTAGGAGTCGTAGTAGGGCTCGATGACGACGACCTCGTCCCCGGCATTGACCAGCCCCAGCAGCGCGGCCGCGATGCCCTCGGTGCAGCCGGTGGTGACCACGACCTGGCTGTCGGGGTCGAGGTCGATGCCGTAGTGGCGCTGCTGGTGGCGGGCGATCGCCTGGCGCAGCGGCGGCGTCCCCGGCCCGGGTGCGTACTGGTTGAGCCCGCTCTCCAGCGCGTGCACCGCCCGCGCGATCACCTCCGGCGGTCCGTCCACGTCCGGGAACCCCTGGCCGAGGTTGACCGACTGGGTGCGGACGGCGAGGGCGGACATCTCCGAGAAGATCGTGGGCGCGATGCCCTCGAGTCGGTGCGCGAGCATGCGGCCGACAGTAGCGCCGCGCCGTGGTCGACCGGCGAAGTGGAAGGCGCGTTCGGTCGGGGCGCACCGTACCAAGTGGCCCGAGGCATGGCTGTGACCCCGCCGGCGGGGCCGGCGGGGTGGCGTCAGTGGGTTCGTCGTCGCTTGTGGGTGAGGTCGCTGAGGTAGACGCGTCCCATGGGTGAAGTCCACTCGAAGGAGGTCATCGTGAGCCTGCGGTAGGTCCAGAAGCCGTGGGTCTTGAGGCGGTGGTGCAGTCGGCAGAGGGGTGCGAGGTTCCGCGAGGTGGTGGCGCCGCCTCGATGCCAGGGAGTGATGTGGTCGAGGTCGCAGCGACGGGCGGATCGGCCGCAGCCGGGGAAGACGCAGGTGGGGCAGGTCAGGACGATCTGTTCGCGGAGACGCGAGCCGGGTGCATAGGCGTCGGTCGAGAGGTGCTCGCTCAGGTCGAGGACCGGGCGGATCGACACCCGGGTGTTGGCCTGGCGGCACCACTCGGCGAGCTGGTCGATGGTGATCGGGGAGCTGCCGCCCTCGACGTTGACGACGCCGTGGGTCTGGCGTGAGTCGTGGTGGGCGTAGATCACGAGCTCGCGGGCACCGCTGCCGCCGCCGGCCAGCGACGTGTCGGCGAGGTGGCCGAGGGCCATGGCGCGGCGGGTGTCGAGGTCGAGCTCGGGGTGCTCGGTGAGGAGCGCGTGGGCCTTGGTCTTGACCGCGGCTTCGAGAGCACGCGCGTCGGCCAGGTCGAGGAGCCCGGTCACCGGGACGAGGCCGTCGTTGAGAGCGGCGTCGCCCAGGGCGATGTCGAGGTGCCGGTGCTTGGCGCGCCGGCGCCTCAGCTCCTCGAACCGCTCGTGGTCGTACTGCTCGACCGCGGTCATCGCTGTGGACTCGATCTGGGCGAACGAGCAGTCGTGGGCGATCGGGGCGAGCGCCGCGTCGACGTACTGCGCGCCGCCCGCGGGCAGGCGGTGGGTGTGCTCGGTGATCCGGCGGACCTTCCAGGCGGGGACCTCGCCGGTCATGACGCGCGCCCAGAGCCGGGGGAGGCGGTGCTTGGCCTCGAGGGCGGAGCCGACGAGCTTGCGGCCGGCGACGGGGGAGAGGCCGACCGCGGCGGCGAACTCGGGGATGGCGAACTCGGCGACGGTGGGCGCGCCCTCGCCGGCGAGAGAGAGGGGCTGATCGCCGTACATGACCAGGTTGCCGTCGTCGTCGACGACCGGGTCGACGTCGTCGCCGGGGTGGAGCTCGGCCCAGGTGGCGGCGAGCTCGTAGGTCCGTGCCGCCGCCATGATCTCGGCGTGGTGGGTGACCTCGGCGGCGCGCAGCACCGTCTCGACCTGAGGGTCGAGGGTGGTACGGCGGGTCCGAGTGGCCATACCACAGCCTACCACGATTCGCACATATGTTCGAGTAAAGTTTTCAGACGAAGCGGTTCCAATCACCCGCCGGTGGGTGGTGGCTTCGAGCCTCGGGCCTGGCGCCATCGCCCCTGCCTCGGCTGCGGGGGTTTCGAGACAGCGCTGGCGCGCCTCCTCAACCACCGGCGTCCCCGACTACGCTCTGCGGCGTGGACGAGACGCTGGCTGCCGACATCGACGCGATCTGCCGACTGACGGGGGAGTTCACGCTCCGCTCGGGTCAGCAGGCGACGGAGTACTTCGACAAGTACCTCTTCGAGGCCGACCCGGCGCTGCTGCTCCGGGTCGCGCGCGAGATGGTCGGGCTGCTCCCGGAGGACACCGACCTGCTCGGTGGGCTCGAGCTCGGCGGCGTCCCGATCGCGACGATGGTCAGCAGCCTCACCGGCCGGCCGGCGCTGTTCGTGCGCAAGCAGGCGAAGACCTACGGCACCAACAAGCTCGCGGAGGGTCCGGACGTGGCCGGCCGCCGGATCACGCTGATCGAGGACGTGATCACCACCGGCGGCGCCGTTCGCGACGCGACGAACGCGCTGCGTGCGCTGGGCGCGACGGTCGAGGTCGTGGTCTGCGCGATCGACCGCAGCCCGGTCGACCAGAACCCGCTCGCGGACGTCGGGCTCGAGGTGCGCCCGGTGCTGACCAAGGCGCAGCTGGACTCAGCCCGCGGGTGACTCCTCGGGCACGTCGGGGACCGGTACGGCGTTGCGCGCGGCCTCACGCTCGGCGTGGTGGGTCCGGCGCCGCTTGATCGCCTCGAAGCCGATCGGGATCACGGTGAAGAGCAGGATCACGAAGATCGCGTAGTCGATGTTCTCGGAGAGGAACGGGCCGAGCCGCGGCACGTTGCCGAGGAAGTAGCCGAGCAGCGTGATCGAGACGACCCACAGCGCGGCGCCGACCAGGCTCCAGGAGAAGAACTTGCGCCGGTCCATCCGGGTCACACCGGCGACCACGGTGATGTAGGTCCGCACGAACGGCACGAACCGGCCGATGACCAGCGCCTTGCTGCCGTGCCTCTCGAAGAACGCCGAGGTGTCGTCGAAGTACTTGCGCTTGAGGATCCGGCCGTCGCGGTTGTAGAGCGGAGGCCCGATGGCCCGGCCTATCTCGTAGCCGACGACGTTGCCCAGCAGGGCAGCGGTGGTCAGCAGCAGCACGGCGATCACGAGCTCGAGGAACGGCGAGCCCACGCCGAGGATGTGGATCTGCTCGCCGGCGATGAAGAGGCCGAGGGCGAAGAGCAGGGTGTCACCCGGGAGGAACGGGAAGAACAACCCGCACTCGATGAAGACGATGACGAGGCTCAGCCAGATCAGGCTCGACCCGAACTCGGAGAGGAGCCAGTCTGGGTCCATCCACTTGATGCCGAACAGCATCGGGTTCAGGTGGGGGGACGCGAGGAGCGCGGTCACGTACAAACGGTACCTGCCGGGTCCGCATGTCGTGGGGCCGATCCCCTAACGTTCCCCGAATGGACGAGCGCGCGCCGTACGAGGTCGGGGTCGGCCCGTGGGTCGGGCCCTGGCCGGAGGGGGAGAGGTACGACGCGGAGCTGCTCGCCGCTGGCGACCGGCGCAACGTCGTGGACCGCTACCGGTACTGGACGATGGAGGCGATCGTCGCCGACCTCGACTCACGGCGGCACGACTTCCACGTCGCGATCGAGAACTGGCAGCACGACGCCAACATCGGCTCGATCGTCCGCACGGCGAACGCGTTCCTGGCCGCCGAGGTGCACATCGTCGGCAACCGCCGCTGGAACCGGCGTGGCGCGATGGTGACGGACCGCTACCAGCACGTCCGGCACCACGCAGGCGTCACCGAGCTCGCGGCGTACCTCCACGAGCAGGGCGTCGTCCTGTACGGCGTCGACAACCTGCCCGGCTCGCTGCACCTCGAGACGACGACCTTGCCGAGGAAGGTGTGCTTCCTCTTCGGCCAGGAGGGCCCGGGGCTCTCCGACGGCGCGCGCGAGGCGTGCGACGCGACGTTCTCGATCGCCCAGTTCGGGTCGACCCGGTCGATCAACGCCTCGGCGGCCGGCGCGATCGCGATGCACTCCTGGGTGCGCGAGCACGCCGACCTCTCGGGCGACGGCGCCTGGCGGGGCTGAGCTGGGTCAGTGCCGGGTCTTGTTCGAGCACGCGAGCACGAACGTCGTCCGTGTCACCCAGGAAGTGCGGTAGAGCCACTCGCGCGAGACGACGTGGCGTGGGCAGGTGCGGTTCGCTGCCTTCAGCACGCTCTTGTCGGTGGCCTTGCCGCGCACCACCTTGGAGAACGTCGTCCGGTACTGGTGAGAGGCCGAGCACGCGACCGCCGCGAACCCACCCTTGACCGCCTTGGCGCAGCGCGCCACGGCGTCAGGGATCGAGCCGGTGATCTTGGCCGGCCCCGCTGCCGGGAGGTCGAGCAGCTTGGTGGACGAGGTGAGGGCGACGGAGCAGCTGAACCACCGAGCGCCGGCCGCGATCTCCCTCTTGTTCGGTGCGAACCAGTACGAGTCCCAGAGCGTCAGCGCACGACGCGTCGGCGTGCCGAGCAGCTTCTTGGTCGCGGGGTCGCAGGTGGTGGTGAGCTTGCGGGACATGGCCGCGGGAAACTTCTTCCAGTTCACGTCCGCCCAGTCGAACGACGCCGGCACCTCGCCGACGGCGGTGACGAACATGGTCTCGTCGCCGGTGCACTCCACCGCCGGCTTCGGTGAGGAGTGCCCGTAGGCCTGCTTCAGCGTGAGGTCGTAGCAGGCGCCCACGGCCGGGGCGCCGGCCAGCGGGTCGGGGTCGGTCTCGCCCGCCGAGGCGGGGCCGACGCCGAGGAGGCCGGCGAGCAGGACGAGGACGGCGGTGACGCCGAGGCAGCGCAGGGCGCGGGTCATCGGTGCGTCTTGGTCGAGCAGCCGATGGCGAAGGACTTGCGGTCGATCGGCACGGCCGACCGCAGCCAGACGCGGCTGGACACGTGGCGCGGGCAGATCCGCTTGGCGGCCTTGTCGAGGTTCTTCGCGGTCGGCTTCATCCGCACCACGGTGGCGTAGGACAGCCGCCAGTCGTGACGGTCAGCGCACGTGGTCGCGGCGTACTTGCGCCCGACGTAGCACCGTGCGAGCACGTCGGGCAGGTTGCGGCCGGCCCGGGGCAGCTTGTCCGGGAGGTCGCTGAGCGCGTTGTCCTCGAGCGAGGCGAGGTGGCAGGAGAACCAGCGAGCTCCGGCCTCCTGCTCCGCGTCCGTGGGAGCGAACCAGAACCAGTTGTACTGGGAGTACATGAGCAGCGCGGGCTTCGAGCCGATCTTGGCGGCGAACGCAGCGCCGCACTGGGCTCCGACGTTCTTCGAGATCGTCTTCTCGGGCGAGTCCCAGGTGACGCCGGCCTTCAGCTGACCGACCGCGATCACCACGGTCGTGTGGTCGTCGGAGCACTCGACCGGCGCTTCCGGGACGGAGTGCTCCCAGCCCTGCTTGTAGGTCAGGTCGTAGCACGCGCCCTTTGCCGGGGCCCCGGCCAGCGGATCCGGGTCGGTCTCGCCTGCCGAGGCAGTGCCGACGCCGAGGAGGCCGGCGAGCAGGACGAGGACGGCGGTGACGCCGAGGAGGCGCAGGGCGCGGGTCATGAGGTCTCTCCCGAGATCGTGGTCGGTGGTGCGGCGATCACCGTAAGCGGCCGACCTCGGCCTTGGTCGGAGAACCCCGAAATCAGTGGCGGTCCTCCGCGAGCACCGATCGCAGCGCCTGCAGGGCGCGCGAGGTGTGGCTCTTCACCGTGCCCTCGCTGATCCTGAGCTCGGCGGCGGTCTCCTCCACGGACAGCCCGAGCCAGTGCCGGAGCAGCACGGTCCGCCGTTGCATGTCCGGCAGCAGCCGGATCGCGTCGAGGAGGCTCGACCGCTCCTCGAAGGGGAGCAGGGCGGGGGCGGTGCGTTCGGGCGGGCTCGTCGTCGGTCGTTCGCGACGCCACGGCCGGCGGTGCTCGTCGATGTCGGCGCGGACCAGGATCGTGCGGACGTACGCCTCCTCGCCCCCCTCGTGCTGGAGCCGCGGCCAGGCCAGGTACAGCTTGGTCAGGGCCGTCTGGAGCAGGTCGTCGGCGCGGTGCCAGTCACCGCAGATCGCGTACGCGATGCGGCGCAGGTGCTGCTGGCGGGCCGCCACGAACGCGACGTACTCCTCCTCGAGGTGCGCCCTCATCGGGAGGTGCCTCCCGCCGGCGGCAGCTCGGGGTAGCTGAACCAGGAGTGCGACCCGACGCTGTCGGCGACCCACTCGTCGAAGGTGCGCGTCTGGTCCGGCAGCTCGGACTGGAACCCGCTGATCCGGTGATCCCGGGTCGCGGTCAGCAGGAGCCAGACCGTGTCCCCGTGGGTCGTCACCACCTCCAGTGCCGCCGAGGTGCCGAAGGCGTCGCCGAGCACGTGGTCGTAGTAGCCGGTGACCTTCACCTCGGGGTAGCCCCGCACGACCTTCCCGTGGTCGTCGAGGTGGATGTCGTCCCAGCCGATGGCCAGGCCGCAGTCGCCCAGGGTGCCGGCGCGGCACTCCCGCGCCGTGTCCGGGTCGACCGGCACGGGATCGGTGACGTGCACCGGGACGACGCCCGGAGGTCCCGCCGGCTCGACGTCGCGCCCGGCCGACCCGGCGCCACCGATGCTCGCGGCGAACGCCCCGACGGCGACGGCGGCGACGCCGACGGAGGCGGCCACTGCGGCCCGGCGCCGGCGCGCCGCCCGCCGGCCGCGTACGGCGTACTGGAGCGGGTCGCGCAGCGGCGGCTCCGTCCCGAAGGACCGCTCCACCTCGGTGCCGATCCACTCGTCGATGTCCGTGCTCATCGCGTTCTCCTGCCTGCTCGTCCTGACACTTCCAGAACGGAACGTCCGGCGGTCCGGTTGTCACGGATAGCCACTAGGGTCGGTAGCAGAGCCAGTCGCCAGTCCGAGGAGCGCAGACAGATGCCCATCGTCACCCCCGAGAAGTACGCCGAGATGCTGGACACCGCCAAGGGGAGCGCCTTCGCGTTCCCGGCGATCAACGTGTCCTCCTCGCAGACCCTGAACGCCGCGCTGAAGGGCTTCGCCGACGCCGGCTCCGACGGCATCATCCAGGTCTCGACCGGAGGCGCCGAGTACCTCTCCGGGCCGAGCATCAAGAACATGGTCACCGGCTCGGTCGCCTTCGCGGCGTACGCCGCCGAGGTCGCGAAGAACTACCCGGTCAACATCGCGCTGCACACCGACCACTGCCCCAAGGACAAGCTCGACGGCTTCGTCCGGCCGCTGCTCGCCCTGTCGCAGGAGCGGGTCGACCGGGGCGAGGCGCCGCTCTTCCAGTCGCACATGTGGGACGGCTCCGCCGTACCGCTCGAGGAGAACCTCGTCATCGCCGAGGAGCTCCTCGACCGCGCCATCAAGGCGAAGGTGATCCTGGAGATCGAGGTCGGCGTCGTCGGCGGCGAGGAGGACGGCGTCGAGGCCGAGATCAACGACAAGCTCTACTCGACCCCCGCGGACGCGATCGCGACCGCGAAGGCGCTGGGGTACGGCGACCGTGGCTACTACATGACCGCGCTGACCTTCGGCAACGTGCACGGCGTCTACAAGCCGGGCGGCGTCAAGCTCCGTCCCTCGGTGCTCAAGGAGGCGCAGGAGGCCGTCGTCGCCGAGTTCGGCCTCGAGCCCGGATCGAAGCCCTTCCACCTGGTCTTCCACGGCGGCTCGGGCTCGTCGCCCGAGGAGATCGCCGAGGCAGTCGACTACGGGGTGGTCAAGATGAACGTCGACACCGACACCCAGTACGCCTTCACCCGGCCGGTCGCCGCCCACATGTTCCAGAACTACGACGGCGTGCTGAAGGTCGACGGCGAGGTCGGCAACAAGAAGCTCTACGACCCCCGCGCCTGGGGCAAGGCCGCCGAGGGTGGCATGGCCGCCCGCGTCGTCGAGGCGTGCGAGAACCTGCGGTCCGCGGGCGCCTCGATCGGCTGAGGAGGACGCGTCAGTCGGTGACGGGTGCTGCCGGCGCGGGGGCCCCAGCCGCGGCGTACCCGGCGTGGCGCGGCTTCTCGAAGAACAGCACCGCGACGAAGCCGATCAGGAACGCGAACGTCGGCAGCAGCACCGCGCTCGCCATCGCGTCGCTGAACGACTGGGCGACCTCCGGCGGCAGCTTGCCGCCGGAGGAGCCCTCGCCCTTGAACGCCGGCAGCCCCTCGGCCGCGAGGCGGGCGTCGATCAGCACGGCGATCGCCGCGGAGCCGAGCACCGCGCCGACCTGGCGGGTCGCGTTGTAGACGCCCGACCCGGCGCCGGCGAGCTGCACCGGCAGGTTGCGGGTGGCGGTCGCGCTGTTGGGCGCCCAGACGAACGCGTTGCCGACGCCGAAGACCACCATCGGCGGCACCGTCCACCAGATCGAGGTGTCGGGCGTCATCACGAAGGTCAGCCACAACAGGCCCAGGAAGAGGCAGGCGAAGCCGAAGGCGGTGATGATCCGCGGGTGGATCCGGTCGGTCAGCCCGCCGACCGTCCGGGCGAGCAGGATCGTCATCAGCGCCATCGGCACCAGCAGCAGCGCCGAGCGGGTCGGGCTGAGCCCGCGGACGACCTGCGCCCAGATCATGATCGGGATCGCCAGCGACGTGATCGACAGGCCCATCACCGTGATCGCCACGTTGGCCAGCGAGAAGTTGCGGTCGCGGAAGAGGCCGAGCGGGACCAGCGGCTCCTGCTTGTTGATCGCCTGCCAGCCGACGAAGAGCGCCAGCACGACGATGCCGGCGATGATCATCGCCCAGATCGCCGCGTCCCAGTGGTACTGGTGACCCTCCTGGATGCCGAACACGAGCAGGAACATGCCGATGCCGCTGAGCGCCACGCCCAGCCAGTCGAACCGGTGCGTGTGGGTCGGCAGCGTGGGCACCAGCCGCCAGGCGAGCACGAAGCCGACCACGCCGACCGGCACGTTGATGAAGAAGATCCACTCCCAGCCCAGCCCGTCGACGAGCACGCCGCCGAGGATCGGGCCGACCAGGGTCGCGACGCCGGCGGTGGCGCCCCACAGGGCCATCGCGGCGCCACGCCGCTCGGCCGGGAAGATCCGGGTGATGATCGCCATCGTCTGCGGCGTGATCATCGAGGCGCCGAGACCCTGGAGCACCCGGGCCGCGATCAGCGTCTCGATGCTGCCGGTCAGGCCGCACCACAGGGAGGCGAGCGTGAAGACGGTGAGGCCGACCAGGTAGAGGTTCTTGGGGCCGAACCGGTCACCGAGACGCCCGGTGATCAGCACCGGTACGGCGTACGCGAGCAGGTAGGCGCTGGTCACCCAGACGACGTCGTTGACGTCGGCCTGGAGGTCGTCGATGATCGCCGGCGTCGCGACGGACACGATCGTGGTGTCCACCAGGATCATGAAGAAGCCGATGCACAGCGCGAAGAGCGCCGGCCACGGCTCCTTGCCTCCGGTCGGGTCGACGGTCTGCGGAGTGGACGAGGACTGAGTCACGGAGCAAGTCAACACCCGACCATGGACAATCACTCCATGAGTTCTTTCACTGGCAACGACCTGATGGCCGGCCCCCCGCCCACCCTGCTCCCCGAGGACCCCGCATCGGCCGACCTGGTGCCGGGCGCGGACGCGATGGACGTCGTCCGCCAGCACCCCGAGTCGCCGGTCGCCTGGGCGACGCTGGCGACCCTGGCCGCCGAGGCCGAGGACGACGCGGTGACGATCTACGCCTACGCCCGCGTCGGCTACCACCGCAGCCTCGACATGCTCCGCCGCAACGGCTGGAAGGGCCACGGCCCGGTCCCGTGGGAGCACGAGCCCAACCGCGGCTTCCTGACCTGCCTGGCGCTCCTCGCGCTCGCGGCCCGCGCGATCGGTGAGGACGCGGAGTGGGAGCGGTGCTCGGAGTTCCTGCGCGACTCGAGCCCGACGGCGTACGACGAGCTGCTGGGCGACGCCGACGAGGAGTGACTCCTAGGCGGGCGGCGTCAGCAGCAGGCGGACCTTCTCGGCGCCCAGCGCGAGGAAGAGCGTGGGCAGCCGGGGGCCGCGCTCGGCGTCGACGAGCAGCTGGTAGAGCAGCCGGAAGAAGGCCTTCTGGTCCTGCTTGACCTCGTCCGTCGGGGCGTCGTCGAGGCCGAGACCGCGCGCGAGCTTGGGCACGCCGTAGATCAGCGACGTGATCGGCTCCAGCTCGAGCTGGTCCGGTAGCCGGTCGAGCAGCTGGCGCAGCCAGAGCTCCTCGTCCTCGTTCAGCGCCGCGAGGCGTGCCGCGTCCGGCGTCTCCCGGACCGTCGTGCGGTCCTCCTCCGGCACGAAGTCGGACATCCACGTCATCGCCCGCGACAGCCGCGGCTCGAGGTCGGCGACCGAGGCGTGCTCGTAGCCCAGGTCGCCGACGATGCGGCTGATCAGCTCCGCGCTGCCGGCGGTCACGTCGGCCACCGACGACAGCAGCTTGAAGGGCACGACCACGGCGGGCGTCGGCAGCGTCCCGGCGGACGTGGTCGACGAGGCGCGCTCGAAGGCGAGCACCTGGGCGTCCCGCTTCGCGGGGTTGGCGGCCTTCTTGCCCAGCGCGTCCCACTCGTCGTACAGCCGCACGACCTCCTGGCCGAAGTCGACGTTGAACGCCTGCTTGGGCGCGCGGCGCACGTAGAGCCAGCGCAGGATCGGCGCCTCGAGGATCTTCAGGGCCTCGGCCGCGGTCGGGACGCCGCCGCGCGAGGACGACATCTTCACCTGGCCGCCGGCGCCCACGAAGGAGTAGCCGACGAACGACGGCGCGCGGCCGCCGTAGATCTTCACGAGCTCCTTGCCGACCGTGTACGACGAGCCGGGGCTCGCGTGGTCGACGCCGCCGGGCTCGAAGTCGACGCCCTCGAACTCCCAGCGCATCGGCCAGTCGACCTTCCAGACGAGCTTGCCCTCGCTGTCCGTGGTCAGGTTGGTCACGCCTTCGTACGCGCACGCGGTGCAGGTGTAGGCGAGGTCGGTGGTGTCCTCGTCGTACGACGTGATGATGGTCGTGTCGCGGCCGCAGTCGCGGCAGTAGGGCTTATAGGGGAAGCGCGCGAGGTCGTCGGTGGCGCCGAGGCCGGTCAGCCCGGACTCGTCGTCGTTGGCGACGGAGTCGGCCAGGGCGGCGGCCTCCTCCTCGCTCTCGGGTGCTGCGGTGGCTGCCCCCTCCAGCTGCTTGGTCCGGTAGCGCGACATGACCTGCTCGATCTCGTCGCGACGGCGGACGGCGGTGAGGACCTGCTCGCGGTAGGCGCCG is part of the Nocardioides conyzicola genome and encodes:
- the lysS gene encoding lysine--tRNA ligase, translating into MPDSPPHDWVTRAADDAIRHAEQRYGGELGDHVITCASGASPSGPVHLGNLREFLTVHFVAEEIKRRGIAARHLHSWDDYDRFRKVPAGVDPSWAEHIGRPLSGVPDPWGCHTSWAEHYKEPLVASLRELGVEMVEVSQTEMYRAGAYREQVLTAVRRRDEIEQVMSRYRTKQLEGAATAAPESEEEAAALADSVANDDESGLTGLGATDDLARFPYKPYCRDCGRDTTIITSYDEDTTDLAYTCTACAYEGVTNLTTDSEGKLVWKVDWPMRWEFEGVDFEPGGVDHASPGSSYTVGKELVKIYGGRAPSFVGYSFVGAGGQVKMSSSRGGVPTAAEALKILEAPILRWLYVRRAPKQAFNVDFGQEVVRLYDEWDALGKKAANPAKRDAQVLAFERASSTTSAGTLPTPAVVVPFKLLSSVADVTAGSAELISRIVGDLGYEHASVADLEPRLSRAMTWMSDFVPEEDRTTVRETPDAARLAALNEDEELWLRQLLDRLPDQLELEPITSLIYGVPKLARGLGLDDAPTDEVKQDQKAFFRLLYQLLVDAERGPRLPTLFLALGAEKVRLLLTPPA